The DNA region TTAAGTCTCGATCATAAGGGAATTCAGATCAAGCAAGAGGATTATTTTCAATTGGATGGGAAAATTGTGGTGGATGCTCAGCGGGAAGGTATTTATACCCGTGAGCTAGGGGAGAAGATCTGTCAGGTTTATAAGAAGTATAATTATATTCTACCTTGTCACTTAGTAGCTTTTGCTGCATTTAAATTGTTGAGTAAGATGAACCCGCAAGCCGATATTTATGGCCTGGTTCAAATACCAGAAGAAGATTTTGTTTTTCCCCGTAATGCATTTGAAACACTTTGTTTGCAATTGCGAACCATCCTGATGGATTTGGTAAAAAACAATAAACTGATTGAGCCAATGGAACTGGAAGGGCCTATTGAAGAAGTTATAACAAAAGGAATCGCTGCATTGGGCATATTCCATATCAATCGAATTTTGTTTATAGATGAATTTGGTCGATTGTTAAGTCAGGATTTTATTGGACTACTTTTTTATTCTAATAAAATGGCTGTGCTGGAATTAGATGAACTGATTGATTGGTCGTCTGTTCAATGGAATGTGGATCGATTTTAATCAGTTCGATATACTATTTTTTATTTTAGACTATGGCTTATATTATTATTGATCTTGAAGCTACGTGTTGGAATCCCAACAGTGTGCAATATGAACAAGAAATAATAGAAATTGGAGCCGTTTATTTAGATTCTTTTCTTACGCCTGTCCGGCAGTTTTCAAAATTAGTGAGACCCGTTAAAAATCCTCAAATTTCATTATATTGTAAACAACTGACAGGATTGCAACAAATCGATCTTGACAAAGCAAAAGATTTTAAGTATGTTGTTGATGCATTTTTGGATTGGAGTTCACATCAGGAAAATAACAGTGTATTCTATACCTGGGGCTCAAAGGATTTAAAATTGATAAAAGATGATTGCAGGAATCATCGCATGGATTGCGATTGGATAAACGGACTTGTGGATTTGAAACCTCAATATGCTAAAATAAAAAATTTACCAAAACCAGTAGGACTGGATAAAGCTTTAAAAATTGAAAACATAGAATTTGAAGGAGGGCGTCATCGTGCCTTACCGGATGCCACGAATCTAGCAAAACTTTTTATTAAACTGTTTGAATATTGGGATAAATAATAATGGCCGTCATTGAGAAAGAAGCAGGACTGTGGCTCTTAGAGAAATCTTGGCAAATAATAGATGTACGATCTCCAATTGAATTTAAGCAAGGACATATACCGAGTGCTTATAATCTGCCTTTATTTAGTGATCAGGAACGTCATGACATTGGCATAGTGTATAAGAAGAACGGACCCAAGGAAGCCATGTTATTGGGATTGCAATTTGTAGGTCCTAAGTTGCGATATTTTGTGGAAGAAGTAAGCCAGTTAAAAAAAGACAGAAGTTTTTTAGTGCACTGCTGGAGAGGAGGAAAACGAAGTAAAAGCATGGCCTGGTTATTGGCAAATGCCGGCTTTGAAATCAATTTGCTCCATGGTGGATATAAGGCCTATCGTCAGATGCAAATGGAGTTTTACAGTGAAAAAAAATTTAAAATTATTATTTTAGGAGGTAGAACCGGGACCGCTAAAACGCAGCTCTTACATGCATTGGAAAAGCAAGGCGAACAAATCATTGATATGGAAGCATTGGCACACCACAAAGGTTCGGCATTTGGTTGGATCGGGGAGCCTGAACAAGAAACCAATGAACAATTTGAAAATAATCTCTTTTCAACAATTGCAGAATTAGATTATGAGCGTTGGATTTGGATTGAGAATGAAAGTCGAACCATTGGACGAAATTACATTCCGGAATTATTTTGGAAGCATATTAAAGCAGCTAGTTTAATTAATGTGGAACGTGATACATCGTTTAGAATAAATCATTTAATGGCCTTATATCAAAAAGAAGATGACAAAGCTTTGATCAGTTCATTTGAAAAAATAAGAAAGCGCTTAGGTCATGAAGCAGCGCAAAATGCAATTGATTTTATCAGCGTCCAAAATTATGAAGCTGCAGCCTGTATTGCTTTAAATTATTATGATAAATGTTATGATTACAATTTAGAGATAAATGGTTCACCTAAAATTATTAAATTGCAATTTGCAAGTCAAGGCAATGAAGCGGTGGTTGATGCATTGTTAAACTATAAAAAGAAATATTTTGAAATATAAATTAGAGCCAATTCGTCTTACTCAATTTAGTCATGGAGCTGGTTGTGGTTGTAAAATATCACCTGCGCTATTAGATCAAATTTTAAAATCATCTGGCAACAATCAATTTCCAGGATTATTGGTTGGTTACGAAGGACGCGATGATGCAGCCGTTTTAGATTTAGGAGATGAGACTGCATTAATCAGTACCACTGATTTTTTTATGCCCATTGTCGATGATCCGTATGATTTTGGAAGAATTGCATCTGTAAATGCGATCAGCGATGTGTATGCAATGGGTGGAAAGCCTTTATTGGCGATTGGAATTTTAGGTTGGCCTATAGATAAAATTGATCCATATTGGGCAGGACAGGTTTTAGAAGGCGCCAGAACCGTTTGTAAGGAAGCGGGTATTCCATTGGCTGGTGGACATTCAATCGATTGTCCTGAGCCTGTGTTTGGCCTTGCTGTGAATGGACGCGTACGAATTGAGCATTTAAAAAAGAACGACGGCGCCAAAGCAGGTGATCTTTTATATTTATCTAAAGGACTGGGAGTAGGCATTTTAACCACCGCAGAAAAGCAGTCGATTCTGGATGATAAGCATAGGAAATTGGCCAGTGATTCCATGCTCAGACTTAACCGATTGGGTGAGGAAATATCTAAATATCCTGAAGTTCACGCACTGACGGATATAACCGGCTTTGGATTCTGCGGACATTTAAATGAAATGTGCAAAGCATCGAATTTGCTAGCCAATATTAATTATGTTAAGTTGCCAGTTCTTGACCCGGTAGTATATGATTACATAGAGAAAGGGGCTATTCCTGGAGGAACCAAAAGAAATTGGACTAGCTATGGAGCACAAGTTCAGTTGGATAATCCGGAATGGTATAAATTACTTGGAGATCCTCAAACGAGTGGTGGTTTATTAATATCCATTGATCCAAACTATAGAAAAGAGTTAGAAAACATCTTGCAAAACGGAAACTGGTACGCAGAATGTATCGGGGAGTTTAGCGTGAAAGCATCTGGTGAGGCCTTAAATATCGTGGTTGAGTAGTTATCAAATAACAACTTAACATAATATAAATTATGGGAAAACCTTAGAGAGTTTATACGGGAGTTGCCGCTTACCGGAGGTACGTAAAACCAATGTAATTTATGGAACCTCAATTGTATTTTTATTCTTTTCGAACCGGAATCATCGGAACGGCAAAACCAGATTGGATTTTGAATGATGTTAAGATTCCTGCGTATGATATTAAGCAAGCAATCGTCTTGTTTTTTTGGCTCGAATGGTTTAGGAAAAAGAAAATGAATCCCTGGAAATCGAACATTGACAAAGTTTTTGCTCCGGACG from Saprospiraceae bacterium includes:
- the selD gene encoding selenide, water dikinase SelD, which encodes MKYKLEPIRLTQFSHGAGCGCKISPALLDQILKSSGNNQFPGLLVGYEGRDDAAVLDLGDETALISTTDFFMPIVDDPYDFGRIASVNAISDVYAMGGKPLLAIGILGWPIDKIDPYWAGQVLEGARTVCKEAGIPLAGGHSIDCPEPVFGLAVNGRVRIEHLKKNDGAKAGDLLYLSKGLGVGILTTAEKQSILDDKHRKLASDSMLRLNRLGEEISKYPEVHALTDITGFGFCGHLNEMCKASNLLANINYVKLPVLDPVVYDYIEKGAIPGGTKRNWTSYGAQVQLDNPEWYKLLGDPQTSGGLLISIDPNYRKELENILQNGNWYAECIGEFSVKASGEALNIVVE
- the mnmH gene encoding tRNA 2-selenouridine(34) synthase MnmH gives rise to the protein MAVIEKEAGLWLLEKSWQIIDVRSPIEFKQGHIPSAYNLPLFSDQERHDIGIVYKKNGPKEAMLLGLQFVGPKLRYFVEEVSQLKKDRSFLVHCWRGGKRSKSMAWLLANAGFEINLLHGGYKAYRQMQMEFYSEKKFKIIILGGRTGTAKTQLLHALEKQGEQIIDMEALAHHKGSAFGWIGEPEQETNEQFENNLFSTIAELDYERWIWIENESRTIGRNYIPELFWKHIKAASLINVERDTSFRINHLMALYQKEDDKALISSFEKIRKRLGHEAAQNAIDFISVQNYEAAACIALNYYDKCYDYNLEINGSPKIIKLQFASQGNEAVVDALLNYKKKYFEI
- a CDS encoding exonuclease domain-containing protein; the encoded protein is MAYIIIDLEATCWNPNSVQYEQEIIEIGAVYLDSFLTPVRQFSKLVRPVKNPQISLYCKQLTGLQQIDLDKAKDFKYVVDAFLDWSSHQENNSVFYTWGSKDLKLIKDDCRNHRMDCDWINGLVDLKPQYAKIKNLPKPVGLDKALKIENIEFEGGRHRALPDATNLAKLFIKLFEYWDK